The following proteins are co-located in the Castor canadensis chromosome 5, mCasCan1.hap1v2, whole genome shotgun sequence genome:
- the Dynlrb1 gene encoding dynein light chain roadblock-type 1 isoform X2 has product MAEVEETLKRLQSQKGVQGIIVVNTEGIPIKSTMDNPTTTQYANLMHNFILKARSTVREIDPQNDLTFLRIRSKKNEIMVAPDPEIPQPCHWRCR; this is encoded by the exons ATG GCAGAGGTGGAGGAAACATTGAAGCGACTTCAGAGCCAGAAAGGAGTACAAGGAATCATCGTGGTGAACACTGAAG GCATTCCCATCAAGAGCACCATGGACAATCCCACCACAACACAGTATGCCAACCTCATGCACAACTTCATCTTGAAGGCGCGGAGCACTGTGCGAGAAATTGACCCTCAGAATGACCTCACTTTCCTTCGAATTCgttccaagaaaaatgaaattatggttGCACCAG ACCCAGAGATCCCACAGCCTTGTCATTGGAGATGCAGATGA
- the Dynlrb1 gene encoding dynein light chain roadblock-type 1 isoform X1, whose protein sequence is MAEVEETLKRLQSQKGVQGIIVVNTEGIPIKSTMDNPTTTQYANLMHNFILKARSTVREIDPQNDLTFLRIRSKKNEIMVAPDKDYFLIVIQNPTE, encoded by the exons ATG GCAGAGGTGGAGGAAACATTGAAGCGACTTCAGAGCCAGAAAGGAGTACAAGGAATCATCGTGGTGAACACTGAAG GCATTCCCATCAAGAGCACCATGGACAATCCCACCACAACACAGTATGCCAACCTCATGCACAACTTCATCTTGAAGGCGCGGAGCACTGTGCGAGAAATTGACCCTCAGAATGACCTCACTTTCCTTCGAATTCgttccaagaaaaatgaaattatggttGCACCAG ataAAGACTATTTCCTGATTGTGATTCAGAATCCAACTGAATAA